A genomic stretch from Helianthus annuus cultivar XRQ/B chromosome 1, HanXRQr2.0-SUNRISE, whole genome shotgun sequence includes:
- the LOC110934702 gene encoding monothiol glutaredoxin-S2 has protein sequence MAMVTSLVSERPVVIFSKSSCCMCHTIKTLIINFVANPTVYELDEHPNGKQLEKELRGLGCKPSVPAVFIGEELIGGANEIMSHHLKGQLVPLLLKANAIWV, from the coding sequence ATGGCTATGGTTACATCATTGGTGAGCGAAAGGCCTGTTGTTATATTCAGCAAAAGCTCTTGCTGCATGTGCCACACCATTAAGACACTGATTATTAATTTTGTTGCAAATCCTACAGTTTATGAGTTAGATGAACACCCAAACGGGAAACAGTTAGAGAAGGAATTAAGAGGACTAGGATGCAAGCCAAGTGTGCCAGCTGTATTCATAGGAGAGGAACTGATTGGTGGTGCTAATGAAATAATGAGCCACCATCTTAAGGGACAACTGGTACCGTTGCTCCTCAAGGCTAATGCTATATGGGTTTAG